A stretch of DNA from Pogoniulus pusillus isolate bPogPus1 chromosome 8, bPogPus1.pri, whole genome shotgun sequence:
CCTGGACAGCCCTGCATCAGGTAATTATTCACAAAAACAAACCTGGATTTTGGAGAAAATAGCTCCTTCCTCCACTCTGCTCAGATGGTAGACCTTGTACTTTCCTCTAAACAACTGAGAACAGAGTCTGAGCCTCCAACCCCCAATGCCCTCCAGTCACCTTTTGTGATGTTGACCTCACGGATGCTGTAGCCCTCACGCAGCCGGACTGAGACAATGCTCACAAGATCAGCATGCACCTCTTTCTCTGTGTGCTTCTTTCTCCTCATCGCCAGAGCAGGGTTGCTGCTTGCAGACACCAGGTGCTCATTGAACAGTCTGTGCTGAGACACTGCAAGTGGTACAGATGGAGTTTGTGAGTGAACAACTCCCCTGCTCCTCATTCTACAGCAACAACCCTCCAAAGCACTTTAGCAAAGGTGTCAGGAACACTCACTGGCCTCAAGAAACACCAAGTTCTTCATGCACCACTTACATCCATTCCTGTGTCTGCAAAGCAGGCAACAGGTCTGCTACCACAGCCAAGAGGCCTgggagagggatggagaggggtgccaggctctgcttccacTGGGACAATCTTTGTGACAATGCACATGACAGGAGTTAATGCATTTAGCCTAAATAGGCAGAAACTGTGCAGGTGTTGCAATGGTCACACAGCAAGCTTTTGGGCTTTGCCTCTTTCTTTGGAAAACCTTCGATCCACAGATGCTTTCTAGAAAGGTATTAGGGTGTGGAAGCTTTGAGTTTAAATTATTAACACACAACCTTTTTTAAGATTGAGCATTTCAAAGTCCCAGGCCAACTCTCTTCAAACTTGTCACTGTatgcagcttctgctgccaaGCTACAGAAAGCACAGATGGCACCAGCACATTGCCAGGGCATGGAAGGGTGTTGCTGTTTCACTGGTAACTGATCTCTCCTAACATACTCTCAGTCATTAACATCCATGAAATAATTACAACCAAGAGAGGCATCTGGGACAGTTCTCAGGGGTCTAGTTTTTCAATCCAAACTACCATCTGCAAGCCCAGTTAGGACAAGCTCTCCAGAATATACTCATCTGTGAGCTAGCCAGTGTGCAGGGAAGGCTGGGAAGAGTTTCTCATCCCCTCCaagttgcagcacagcacaTCTCACCCCAGTTTGCTGAGTGAAGTCCACAGAAAGAGAAACTGAACACTAGCTTTCTCCAATCTATCCAATTTCTGGAACCAGAAAGGGCGTCATAAATAAGGCTACATGGCCCAACAGTGCCACACCTACAGGAGGCAGGGCCAGAGGGGGACAAGGGAAAGCATCAGCCTAACCGAATCTCAGCAAGTCAACCCAAACAGAGGTGCTGTAAGAGCCATCTGCTGAGAAGGACATGCATGTTCCTCACCACAGTAGTATTCTGGATTCAGGGACTCCCCAGTACGCAGAAAGGAGTATAGCAGAAATGCCTTGTGATACACATTCAGGTCCAGGCTCAGGGGATCCAACTCAGGGCATGTGGAGAGGTAAGCACCAAAGGTGGCCATAGCAATGAATTTCATCAATTCCACATTGGGAACGTGGCCAAAGCTGCAATCATAAGAGTAGACACCGCCCACCTATGGGATGGATAAAGAAGATGCCTAAGAGAGTACATCAGTGCTGAGGAGAAGGCGGAGGACCAGTAAAGGTCTCAGACAGAGAACTGCCCTCTTCCCCTCTGGAAGTGAATGCCACTGATGGTAACATTCCTTCCTTTGGCATGCAGCAGCCCCCACACTTCCTGCTAAGAGCAGCCATACCTGTACAAAGGAGCAGGCCACTGTGCCGCTGCGGAGCTGGTTGAGTAAAGTCTCGCACACAGCCACATCAGGGACACTGGTCACACCATCCGTAATTATTATTATACCTGGGAACAAGGCAGTATCTTAGTGCATCCTCCATCTCAACAAGCTACCACTCTCCCAGTATATCCACCAGAGACAAAGTTTAGGCAGAAAAAATCCAGAAAAATCCCAGCACTGGTTTAGAGCTTCCAAGGCCTTCTGGAGCTGGCAAATTTCCTGATTAGCAACAGAGaaacatgcaggctgggcacagctctgcatacCCTGGGTTGCTCTAAGCATCAGTCAcagccctgctcttcctcaCAACTCCCTAACACTGACACAGGCCACACAGCGATGCACTGTTCTTCCTGTTCCCACCATCACAATTTATCCCCAGAATGCagagccaaagctgctgctgaaatttTATCCCTAACAGAAGGCTCTACACACCAGCCTCTATAAAATTAACCTCAGCCTAAGGCAGCAGGAACGCAACACTTCACAAACAAGCTAACCTGCACTggagttggagggcagcagctgcagcgctAGGATCCCCTGACGGACCATGCTCACAAGGCCAACGTCAGCAGTGACAACAGACACACTGGGCTTCCTCCCAGATGATTCCTGTACATCAGCAGGACTCTCTTGGCTCAGGGGTGACAAATCCACCTGGAGaagtgaaaaaacaaaacaaaacaaaccacaccaCCACATggagcagacttcagcctaGCTTGAGTTACAACCCTCCCAAACAGGCTTCAGTCTagcagcctcctggtaccaCAGCCCTGAAGCACTTCAGCAGACTCCAGCTTTAATTTCCAGGTGCTCTCAGATCCCGGTCACTTGGCTCCCTCAGAATAGCTGGGCAGGGTGAAGGAAGGGGACAACGTGCTCAGAGCTCTATTACAAGGTGATTTCTCACAGAAAGGGAAAGGTGAGACACTCTGCTGTCACTAAAACTCCACTCCAGCCCCCAGTCATTTAGTAGAATTTTCTCTTCCTTGTCATTTAGTAGAAACTACAGCTATTCAGCATCTACTCAAGTGAAGTCCAAAAAGACTGGAGAGGCAGAGACAGCTTTTCACTTACAAAGCACTGCAGTCAACAGGGTAAAGAGCCTCATGAGGACAAGTCTAGtgtttatatatttatacatgATCTTTTCAAGCAGTGCTCATAGTGCAGTTGCTGATACAAGCAAATGCAGGGAGGCTTCTCCTGCATCTTCCATGAAAAACACCCCCCAGGGAAAACATAAACATTTGTATAATTACAGTAGGAAAGAACCTACTGTATTCAGTCCCCTTGCATCCAGAAGGCTCTGGCAATTCAAACCTGTAATAAACTATTGCTTCACTTTTACTACTAATACAGAGAACAGGTGAAATGCTCTCCTGTAAAGCTACAGATGATAGAGTGGGAAATTAAATTTAGAATTAACTAAACTTCTGTTCTGCACAAATGGGAGCAgtctgtggctgtgagcaaaaAAGCCACAAACTGACTACCCATCACTTTAATTTGCCAGATGCCTTAAATTCAAGACACATATCGACAACAACATAGCTAAAGCAACTTCAAAAGTAAATATGTTTCTGTCTCTGCCCTTCCCCTGGGGCTTCTCACCTCCACCCCACAGCCTGTGGCAGGACTCACTGGTCCCTCTGGCCTCCCCACAACCTGTGGCAGGACTCACTGGTCCCTCTGGCCTCCAAGCGCGTCTCTTTCCCCCATTTGCATGGAAGAAGTTACAGGGTAGTTTACCATGAGAGAAAtactgcagcaagcaggaatgcatGCAAACTACTGCCAAAACACCAGTTGGACACACTGGTATTTACTTCCTGCAATCTTCCTTCTGTTCCAGTACTGTCAGTGTTAGTGTACAAAGACATACATTTCAGTTACGATATGTGATATGAAGCACTTCAGGTATGCACCTGCAATAGATCCACAGCAGTCTCCTTCTGATCTGACTTTGAgaacttttttccctttgtgcCCAACTCTGATAATGAACTCTAAATCAGCTGGGCAAATAATGCCTTTGACTGCAAGAAGGGTACCTACAGATATGATTGTGATTGCCACACAAACATGTCAGTTTCACAATCTAACTTTCACATCCTTCATTTCCAAGATCAGGAGATACGATCTTGATgagacatcacagaatggtttaggctggaaaggacctcaaagatcatctagctacaaacccccaccatgggcagggacatgtcccactagaacaggtcactcaaggcctcatctaacctagcattcacaacctccctggacaacctgttccagtgtttcaccactctcactggaaagaacttcctcctaacatccagtttaaatctcccctctgccagtttaaacccattacccctcgttctgtcattacaagaccttgtaaataatccctctttctgtaggcccccttcagatactggacaTTCTTAATCTCTGAAGTCTCACTTTTAATTTCATCCTAAGATGTATTTTATAGTACTGTAATTAAGTTGCTGATATATATGTGGCTACTAAACTTTGAGAAATGCAACCAGGCCCCAAGGCATATTCACAGCAATTTATAGACTAATGATATGGTTGTAATCACCTCTCCCACCAACTTTGTCAGAGAGAAAACACATCTTACAAGTTTTCCCACTATGTTAAAAAATTCACGCTGCTTTATTGCACAACAATCTTGAGGAAGGCACCCATTCTCATCAATCCTTCCAAGGACTTACTGCTTCTGCTTTCCTCACGGCTCACATCTCATCACTGTATCTCACAGTTACCTTAAAAATtctccagctgctcagggcctcagagTGCAAATCTATAGGGAGTCAAGGGACTCAAACACCTTTGCCTTCCTTACCTGTGGTTTGGGTTCATACTgttgctggagcatctctgccacTTTGTTCTCAAAGGCACATAGCTGTGTGTAAACTTGGTGCAGAAAGGCCTCTCGCTTTGTCTCATCCAGCTGACAGCCCTGGAATAGCACCTGGTCCAAAGACACAGATTTCAGTCACCAAGTTAAGGTTTTATTGGTACTAGGTCCCAAAATGGTACACGGGAGCACAGTTCTGCAGGGTGAACTTCAGACAAGTCCCTGACAAAGAACAGGTGCACCTCTCTCCACTAAGGAGAAACATATTCATAGCAGCAATTATCTTTGAATGAACCACTGCTACACTGCTGGAACAGGCAGACAAGCTTTTGGGCACACCAGCTCTCAGCTTCAAGCTAACTATAACCAGTCAAGAAGAATtagccaacaacaacaaaaaagtataaaaaaaaatatacacaTGCATACATAAAtatcaaaacccaaaccaaaacacaaccaaacaaaaaaacaccaaaaaacccacccccaaaaccaaacaaaaacaccaacaaatCCAAACCAATCCAACAACAATGCCAAAACTGCAATAAGAACACACTCAGCACAAGGGAAATACTCCCCTTGCCCCAAGTCTGAGCCCATGTCTGTGGGCAGTGTTCTCCACTGAGCCCTGCTCCCCCAAAAAGAAACCTCTGCTTCCTGCCCAGAAAGGAGAAGTTGCTCACATACACTTCCCCACCACACCAGGCTGCACATTTTAATAAGACACATCTGCAGCATCACAGATAACACAACCCAGTTGCCATATGCCCCCCTTTTCCTCTGTGTTCACAGGAAGCTCAGTGAGCAGCTCAAGTTGCCAAGGGAGAGGCTGAACTTTACCTGATGGGACTGCAAGCCAATGATGGAGGAATATGCTTGGATGGTGACAAAGATCTCTGGCTGGTAGACAATGTCTGAACCTGGGATACGAAAAGGTCTCAACAATCCCACCAAACATCGGGAAAGGGCATGAAATACTTCATCAAAAATTATCTCCCCTGTTGAGTCGTCctacagaaagagagaaagggagaagctTTTTTATATTCTAGGACGTTCAATCTCATTGCTGGTTGCCCTACCGTGCCAAGACAATGGCAAACATCATTCTGCAGTGGCAACTGGATGAGAACGACAGCTCCCTGTAAATGAAAATCTCATACTGAGTATTCAGCAGAGAAACAAGATCTgccatcaggctgcccagctaGGAGCACTGCGTATCTTCCTCCCGGGAAAAGTAAGACTTGTGCAAATGCTAGAACTAACAGAGAGCAATAAGCCTTCTCAGCAAATACAGATGGGTTCAGCCTTTTAACGTAGAACATTCCAAAGAGGCCGTTTCTGCACTTACCACAATCCCTGTGGAAGGGCTAAGATCGAGTTCAATCACAAACCGGTACTGACGGGCCAGGAAGGTGACTCGAGTAGAGGGCACGAGGAGATAGGGCCTGGGCTGGACGGGCTCATCTGGCTGCCACCCGTTAGGCAAGATGCTGAGAACATCGAGCTCGTTTTCTGATTTCACCTACAAGAACAAGTAAGGGGTATGTGAGAGAATGTCAGGCCAAGCTAGAAGAAGCAAAAAAGGTTAAAATCTTCTGCAGAGCTCGGCTGCTCCTGAGAGGCGCACAGCCAGCTGGCCACGCCGGGCCATGGTAACACCACTAGTCCTGGGCACCAACTCACCAGCTCCGGCTCCGGCACAGCCCAGATGACCTGATGGAGTCGGCTGAGAACCCAGGCGAGGCGCACGTTGCGGGAGATGCGATAGTCCTTCTTCATCAGCAGGAAGACATGGCCTGCCTCCTCCACCTGCGGCGGGAGACCAGCGGCGCAGGTCACCCCAAGGATGGGCGAGCACCCCAGAAGGGTCTCCGCCACGGCACCCCCCTCCGCCGCTCACCCCCAGGCTGCTTTAGCCCCGCACCCCTCGCTTTCCATCTCAGGCGAGGCCAGCTCCACCGCTCCCCAACGCAGCCTTGTCCCTCGCACCGCGGCTACCTCTCCCCTCgctcctgcccccagctcccccacggcccctcctcagctcaGCCCTACCCCCAGCCGGCTCCCACCTCCGCGTCGGGCCTCTCGGCGGCCGCCATGTCCGGCGCAGCCCCGCCCCGCGCCCTCTGACCGCCGGaagctgccttctgccctgGCAACAGTCGCCGGCGCCATGCAGGTGAGGGGCGCCGGGCGGGCGGGAGTGGGCATGGCTGCGCCCCGTTCGAAGGCGCTGGGGCGCTGGTCGGCTCCAGGAGGTGTCGGACCGGGCCCCGCTAGCCAGGCGTTGCAAGCCGGCTCGGGCGGCTTTGCCGCGGGCGGGAGGCCGGCGCGGCCTGTGAGCCTGTTCCGTTGCGGGGCTTCCTGGCGCCCCCAGCTCCACGGGGCTCGGCTTGAGGCGGCGACCAGCGCCTCTGCTGCCTTTAGCCGGCCCTGGCTGGGGCGGTGGTCGTCGAACGGCGATTCCCTCGCCTGCCGGCTGCGGTGATTCCTGCCCGCTCTCGGCCAGTCGGCTCCCCAGGGGTCAAACCTCCCCGGGCTGAAGGAGCCTGGGTGGGGGACAGAGCTCACCCTCGAAGCGGTGCTTTCCTGTGCAACCACGTCTTGCTGCACGGCTGTGGGGTGAGCCTGCTTTGCGGGCATACGAGTGCCCCTCTTCCTCTCGCCCCCTCATGCGGCCCTGGGTCAGATTCATCGAACCAGAGGTCCACCTACACAACAGTCTAACTTTGCCACTAGCCAAGAAGCCCATATCCAGAAGTTGTGAAAGCAAAATAAGCTACTGATGTAATTTCGTGTAACTATTGCTGGCACGTCCCTTGTGTTTAATGACTTTAAATGGATTTTCATTGATCTCGTTTGTCTCTGAAGCACTGCGAATTTTATCTTTAATCATGTGCCATAGAAAATAGTTGCGGAGGTTAATGACAGGTTAACGGGTTGCAAAGGTCCACCTCCTTTGGTTGGTTTGAAACCACTACTTGCTGGTTTCATGCCAGCCTCATGATTGTTCCTACCAGAAAAGAACGCGAAAATAGATTGCCTTGCAATTCCTTCTCTAAAGAGGTTGTTTATATTGTCTTTCCTTGTTTTGTGCGTTGACACATACAAGTGTCTGTTCTGGTTTTAATTGCTTCATCTGTGGATCTGATGAATATTCTTGGTTCATGACTGTTGCCTTTATTTGTGCATATTCTCGCTATTTTCTGTTGGAGGGAAGAGTgacagtattcaagatgcaaATGCGGCTTCTCTTCTTTTGATGACATAATGATGCTTAGTTTTGTGCTGCTTTCCTAATACCCTGTTATTGCTTTTGCTTCCTTGACTGCTTCTTGAGCCTTGGACAGATGTTTTCATGGTTTACCCTTAGCTAATCCCAAGGTCTTGTTTCTGAGCGATAACATTATCAGCTCAGAGAATGTCATTGTATACACAAAGGCGGTATTGGATTAGggtttttccccctttgttttGGCATGTGCATTGCGTGATCTTTAGCTGCTGTGAATTTCACCTTTCCCTCTCTGTTGCTCAGTATCAGGAGGTCCTTCAGCAACCCCTCCCCTAAGCCTTGCCTTTACTACTTTGAGGCTATTTAGCCTGTGCTAACAGGCTCTTTAAAGCACCACTTGAATATAGCGCACAACTGTGAGAAGCACAGTATTTCTTGGAAACACTGCTTGGCCTTATTGCATGCATGCTTTGGAGTGCTTACATCTGCTTCCAGCTCTTAATAGCTTTGGAGAGAGCCTATGAGAGAAGCAAGCTTGGAGTACACTGCCGCTGCAAGAGCAAGGTGTGCGCAATAGGATTTCATACATCCTCTTGAGGGCTTCTCGGATAAGCGCAGGCAGCAGGCCAGGTGGATTGTTGTGGGTGCATGTGCCTGGCACCCCAGAGTAAAACACTGGCTACCAGCCCAACTTGTAATACAGGCATTCATTAATCTTGTTGCACAAACACAGTGCACACAAACACTTAGAGACTCGTTTCTTAATTGCACAGGAACTGGCTAGTTCCGTCACAAGATGGAGGAGAGTGCTTTTATCTTGAGGTGGAACACCCAGCAATCCACTCCATGCATCAAAATTTAACGAAGTTGATTCAGGCATTTCTTCAACACTGGTTAAGTGATCAATGATTACCAAATAAAAGCCTTTatagtcttagaatcatagaatggtttaggttggaagggccctcaaagatcatctagttccaaccccctgccataggcagggacacctagaacagatcgctcaaggcctcgtctaatctagccttgaacacctccagggagggagcatccacaacctccctgggcaacctgttccagtgtttcaccaccctcactgtaaataatttcttcctataatctagtttaaatctccccttttccagtttaaacccattactcctcgtcctgttATTGcaaaaccttgtaaatagtcccttctcagcccttctgtaggccctcttcagatattggaaggccactataagatctccgagaagccttctcttctcgagGCTGAAGAACCTGAACTCTCTTAGCTTGTCCTcacatcagagctgctccagccctctgatcatctttgtggccctcctctggacttgctcctacagttcaatgtccttattgtgttgggggctctggAACTGcacgcagtactccaggcggggtctgacaagagcagagtaaagggggagaatcccctcccttgccctgatggccacacttctcttgctgcagcccaggatgtggtttCTGTCTGGACTCTGCGTGCACAGTgccggctcatgttgagcttttcatcaatccAGACACCCAGGTGCTTTtcatcagggctgctctccagccatttgccgcCTAGCTTGGATTTGTAAGACTATAAACAAAATAGAATAATTTTGTATTCTTTTGAATATGGCATATACCTGATCATCTCTGCTGCAAAGCTCTGAGTGATCCAGTGTATTTAAACAGAATAACAACAAACCTAATAGCAAGCATACCAACAGCTTGAGTCACTCTTTGTGCTTTCCCAATCAGCATTCCCTTTCTATTTTTTGATTGCTTTGTCCCATCTTCCTCTTGGATTATTATTGTATAGTCCTTGATTTACATGAGTAGTTCATTAGAGCTGGAACTTTAATTATATTTTGCACAATACCATAGTGTGAGTAAGCTGGAATAGGTAAGATTATAGAGGGTTTTTGAAGCAGAGTCAAGGATGTGCATTGATATCTTTGGCAACAGATCCGCTGTCCTGACACTTTGTCTGTCGCCACCCTCCCTCACTTAGGGATGTCAGTGTAAAAGCTTATTTAAACAAGGTATTCCAGAACAAAAGACAGGAGGTGACGAATGCGTGTGCCAGTATGTGCAGAGCCTCCCACAGCTGGTAATGCATAAGTAGAATAGGAGCTTCTGGTTTCTTTTGCAGCTAGAAGTGACACTTGGACAGGAGGAAAGTAAAGAATGAGGTGAGGGCAGAAGCTGGAGTCTTTAGGCCATACTCATTTTGCAGAGGGCTGCTTTGGATGAACACATTTCTGTGCCCATATTTGCtgtgagaaaaggctgaaggAGTGCTAATCTACTTTGAGCTGGTTTAACTTAAATGGCTCACAAAGGTGGCATGAGCTACTTCGATGACTTTGCCTGATGTGGGAAAAAGCAGATGTAAGAGATAATGTCTTCCTTATCCTCATCTGGATTTTAAAGAACACAGTTAACCAAGAGTTTGTGCTTGTTTGGCACAAGCCTTGTGCCAAAGTGTTCTAGACTAAGGGAAAGGGGTCAGTGTGAAACCACAGGATTTTTATCTCCAGAGTCTCTGATGCTTCctgtgaaaaggagactccaaagTGTGGATCAATGTGTGTGGATCCACAACTCCTTGGGAAGACATTAAGCTTTGCCCTCATACCATgtcttttttgtccttttttagagagaggagaagcagctggagtTGACCCTGGAGGCACTCATCAGTCAAGTGGCTGACCTGAAGAACTCCTTGGTCAGTTTTATCTACAAGCTGGAGAATGAGTATGACCGACTCACATGGTAAGATGTCCCACGGAGCTAGGGGCACTGTTGATCACTGGGGAAGCAGCTCAGAGGACCACAAAGTGTAATTAAAATCCCTTACTGTCAGTAGGTTTAAATTTTTGGACCACTACATCTCATCCTTCAGAAAACCAGCTGAAATCCATTAGTTTCATGCTGTATAGTAATGGAATCATGCTAATACCTTTTAATCTATACATCTGTGAGAACTTGTATCTGCAGTGACTGGAAGCTTCTCAGACAAAGTATCTTAGAGAGCTACATTCATTATAAAATGAGCAATGTTTTTTACCAATTCTGCATGTCTTACTAGACTGAGAGACTCACAAGTTTGATGGAGCACAAAGATGTTATAGCTACAGCTAAATAAACTATACAGTATCTTGGACTGTGTCTGCCACTGCAGTGGCACTTAGCTTTTATAGTTCATGTTGTAGAAGGCAGAAGAGGTGACAAAtcctccagagaggaagctgaAGAGGACACCTTAACAAGATTATCAgttattttgctttgttgttgctttgtcTGCATAGCCAACCTATAAATATTGACACTCCTGGTGGTACTACTTAGGAGTGACATAGTTTTTCAGACTTTGCTCTAAAGTTGCACTGGGAGAGTTAGTGATAAGGAAAGCATTACTTCTATGTATGTTACTGAAATTCCAAACAGCTGCCACTTCCAGCGGAACTGCTTGAGCTGTTTGCAATAGGGACTGGGATTTTTCCCCACCTGCACATTCAGCCCTAGTTTTTTTCTGCTTACCATCTGAAGTAGACCAGTTTGAGGAAGAAGAGTGCTATTTCCTCACTTCTCAACCATTTGagtgaggaaaaaataaaagccatCTATGTCATCTCCTTCCATGTTCTgtcctctttgttttctttcccaggcCTTCAGTTCTGGATAGCTTTGCATTGCTCTCAGGGCAGCTGAACACCTTGAATAAAGTGCTAAAGCATGAGAAGACCCCACTACTGCGAAACCAGGTTATCATACCACTAGTTCTGTCTCCAGATCGTGATGAGGAGATCATGGTAAGAAACTTCCCTCTGAGTGTTGTCCCTGGAGTATCAGAAGGTGCTGGCATATCCGCTTCAGCCTGCCGTTTCCAATGCTTGGCATTCTTCAGCTCTGAGTGTAGAGAAGGAAAAGGTTATGAGTAGTTAAGTTTTACTGGGCGGAGCTTTTACCTACAAGCACTTACACTGGATACACTTTACAGGAGGTGTTCCTGTTTATAAAGATGTTATTTTTGTGATCTTGGGGCTGAAAGAGAGTGTTTGATGTGTGAGTAGAAGGTCTCCATGCAAGCTGCTGGTTTTCTCTGCCATAGCTGTGCTTTCTGTCAGACATTGGCATCTAGATGTGCACTGTCATCTGACCAACACAGGGTGTATTACAGAATCATCAGGGTGTGCTGACAACATTTATTCTTTCCTTGACTGAGAAAACGTTTCAGCTGATCATGGCCACGCTGATGGGATTGCACTGCAGACCCCCATGGCTTGCAGGCGCCATGCAAATTCCTAGACAAATTCTTGAAACTTTCTAATGCTCCCCAGATCAAGGCTTACCCACAGTCTGCTACCAGCCTTTTTCTATGGCCTCTGCTTTGGCCTTCAGCTGTTTGAATgatgggctggaggaggaggctctgagcgTGGCTTGTCCAACTATTGCAGCGGCAGACAGAGGGGCGCGTGCCAGTGTTCAGCCATGAGGTTGTGCCCGACCATCTTCGAACTAAGCCTGACCCTGAGGTGGAGGagcaagagaagcagctgaTCACAGATGCAGCTCGAATTAGCCCTGATGTGGCACAGGTAGGTTTGCTCCATCTCCCTCTTAGTCCTAGGGCACCAGATGCTGCTAAGTCAGCTTCCTTCACCCTTCTGTCTGACAGTTTTCTTTTAAGCAGTGTCCTTTTCTGTTCCTAGATTTCTTCAGGTGACCCTAACTGGGGTTTGGTTTCCTCCACAGTTTCACAGACCAAGGGTGTCTAGCCTGATGTCTGTTCACAGGAAGTGCCATCAAGTGTCAGGGAAAGGTGGAGGCAATCCCATCCCCATAGTACCATTCTGCATGCATTAGCACTGGCCTCTCTAGGCCCTGCTACCAAAATGCTCATGTTTGGTTACACAGACCCTGGGAAGTGAAAGCTTGCTTGTTAACCTTGCTGACCTGTGTTGGAGGTATTCTGGCAATTTCTGATGGTTTTCATTTTGCAGAAACAGATCCAAAGTCTAAACAAAATGTGCTCGAATCTGTTGGAGAAAATCAGTAAGGAGGAGCGTGAATCTGAAAGTGGAGGTATGTACCTGAACTGGAAGTGGGGTACAGGGACCAAGCAGCAGGCTTGAGAGAGTAGTGGCAAAACAGGTACATCAGAGAGGCTGAAGCATGATAAATGCAGATAAACAGCATAGGTAAAAGCATGCCAGAAGATGAAAGATT
This window harbors:
- the MED8 gene encoding mediator of RNA polymerase II transcription subunit 8; the encoded protein is MGEHPRRVSATAPPSAAHPQAALAPHPSLSISGEASSTAPQRSLVPRTAATSPLAPAPSSPTAPPQLSPTPSRLPPPRRASRRPPCPAQPRPAPSDRRKLPSALATVAGAMQREEKQLELTLEALISQVADLKNSLVSFIYKLENEYDRLTWPSVLDSFALLSGQLNTLNKVLKHEKTPLLRNQVIIPLVLSPDRDEEIMRQTEGRVPVFSHEVVPDHLRTKPDPEVEEQEKQLITDAARISPDVAQKQIQSLNKMCSNLLEKISKEERESESGGLRQNKQTFNPADTNALVAAVAFGKGLSNRRPPGSAGSVQASQPGAGAIIAGASGMQQVPMSGAPAQQQPMLAGVQMTQAGQPGKMPSGIKTNIKSASMHPYQR